The Denticeps clupeoides chromosome 4, fDenClu1.1, whole genome shotgun sequence genome segment acaaacatcacATTAACACCCTCGAGCTGCTCCACCGCGCCTAGTGGGCTCCAGCATATACACACAGGAGCCCAGCATCGGCACTAATTTCACCAGATCACTTCATCAAGATTTTTCCTGCAAATTATAGAATGAAATGAGATAAAGAGAAAAAACTACTGTGATAACGCTGCAGATGTGGAGAATCACGTCCAAGTCAACAGTACAAGATAATAAACGGAGAATACAGAACACTCACACCAACAGGAGCCTGCCTCTTCAGACAGAATAAAGGAGAGGGTCTCGCTTCACATCAGACACCTGCTGGATGAGGATGTCCTCACCATCTACTTCCTTTCGTTCCCTCTCCGGCCCGCCCCcccatctctccatctccttTCCTGATTGCGTACAGTAATGCTAAACTCGCTCCACCGGTTTGTCACCTCTGGCCCCACCTACCACCTCGTATTGTTCCTTCCTCTCTTCCTTCCGCGCTCGCTTGCTCAGGCGGGACTCTGTTCCTACTTTCAACACCATGCTGAACCTGCGGGGACCAAAGTAGATTTCACAAAATACCTCCGCTTTTCATATGCATGCGCTGATCCCAGGTCTTATGCCATCAGTACCACAGAGCACTACAGTTGGTCCAACCTGAAAGCCACTCGCAGTCCATTTCAAAACCACGATAAACTATGGGCAGGATTTCAGAATCTAAACCAGTAAACCATGGCAGTGCTGGACAGAGTAcacaatattgaaaaaaataggGGTCAACTGTGTATTTCGTCACATGAAAGACGAGGACAGTGACACAGTGCCCTGTGACGCTCCCTTCAGCCAACAAGTTATCAGCtttcatgtattttataaaGGAGTTGGTGCGACACATGAAACAATTCCCTGCTGTCCTGATACTTAACCGCCAGTACGTGCTCTTATTAAGATGATACATACTGTGGATTCAGGAAACTGACATTAATTGAGATATTAGATCCCACTGCTACCTTTTACATGGTTAACCATAAAATTATTATAGATAGATTAGAAATTGACAAGGAAACTGCACTTTATACTCCACTCCATGCGAAGCCTGTTATAGGTAAAAGTGAAATGATAGTCATTGTAAGAcactgtgagcagtgggcagccatgacagggggtATTTGATTCCACTGGGTCGAATTTCTCAGTATTTCATCAATGATTCCTGTATGATAAATTATGCCTGATTTCGTCTGAAGAAACTGAATATCTGTATGCAGCAAAATgttctttaattaaaacaaggagTGACCATAtaacactcactcacttattcGTAATCATCCTGGGACACACCCTGGTCTATACCACATTACAGTAGTCCTCAGTCATGTAAAAATACTAGTGGTCTTTACAGCAACAAATGATGCAGTCCCAGAACTAATTCCCGGCAAGAAAGGGTCTCTTTTGGGTTAGGCCAAAAAAGGACTCCCAAGTGAGAAATACCATTGTAGGCAAATGAATGTTCAAGATTCCACGAGACGTCACAAGACATTACAGCATTGTAATGGCTTAACGTAAAACAAATTCCATTGGGCTtcgaaataaatgcattaaaacctttttatgTAGAGCAAAAATCTATAACATTAAAGCGCAAACTGAGCAGGATCTGTTCGATTATAGCAGAATGATCCACCATGGTGCAGTTAACCGTGCAGCTTACCGCGCTCTACGGTCAGACCTACCACTCTCCAGGTCTGCAATGACAATACAATGTAGAGAGTGAATAACACTACAGGCCcttgaaatataaatgtgcGTATAACTAAAtgaaaatttttaaaaagtggtaTGGTGAGTAATATTTTGTTGGTAATGTAAAAATAGCTGTAGGAGATGCCATAATCTGCCTGAACAGCAAAGCGCACACCAATACTCAcccatcaatcaatcaatcaatcaatcaattaacaTCTGCTTGAAGGAGCTTTTGCCAGAACCTGCTGCATTGTGAGTTATAAGTAATACCAGCGAGTATATGTGCTGCTGTACACTGGGGTGTATTTCCCGAGACCTGTTACCACATCCTGGGTGagcgcagaaaaaaaacagggtgaCACTTGCAGAGAGAAGGCACGAGGGAGGGGTGTATTCGGGTTTTTTCTGCTGGGGTGTCAGACTGCCGGACGGGAACACCGTAAAGGTTTCATCTTTTCGCTCACGTTGCCTTGTCTACTGCTTTAAGTAGAACATAATTCTTCCCTCCGCTATGCAGTCACCTGCACGTATGAAAGTGGTTGCATCATGCCATCTGCTGCGGCGGAAACTGCTTTTGTGGCTTTCAAACCGAAAATCACAAAAGGGGAACGGTAGTGTGAGACAGATCTGACCATTGTtcttacattaataaaatatcaccAAAGCACGAAGCCTAAAAAAACACGCACAGCCATAAAGAGACACGAGGTCAGATATTCACCATGTATGTGCCATTTCAGAAGTGATCACATGCTGTGGAGTCTGCGTGGAACCACATGCTTTTGAAATTGTTTGTGAAGTGTCCCACCACTGGCGTGAATTAAGGAAACATGTGAGGTCCACTTGGGTAAATTTCTAGTTTTCATTATGTGACGTTCAGCcataaaataacattaattcGTACCAGGAATTCGTACCGTGGAAGCTTACTTACCTCGAACTTCCACGTCCTTTTATCTATGATAAAATGTCACACTTCATCCACTGCTGGCTGTTATTATTAGTGTTTTGGGAACGAATGTCGCCGCACAAACGGATGAATTGACGATGAAACAGTAGTTGATGTGGTGTGCGCCACCTTGGTCGACACCCTCCAGTCCGACAGGTGGCGGTAGAGGAGCTCCGCGACACGACGTCACGTGACGTGACATGGCGGAGCTGCACCAAAACAGTGGTGGGGCTCTGGCTTTTATTTAACCGAACAACCTCCCTTCGGCGTCGAATCGAGTGGTATTCAGACTGTGTTTGTCGATCTATTTTAGTTGTAAACTCGGAtagatttgttttaaaaaaatggcttCATCTCAGAACGCACTGTCCGGCGTTAACGTGGTGCTCGTCATGGCCTACGGCAGTTTGGTGAGCACcgtttcctccctctctccagctGCAGGCTCTGCGGTCACTCGCtcacctgagtgtgtgtgtgtgtgtctcaggtgTTCGTGCTGCTCTTCATCTTCGTGAAGAGGCAGATCATGCGCTTCGCCATGAAGTCGCGCCGGGGACCGCACGTGCCGCTGGGACACAACGCGCCGAAGGTGACGAGGGTCCCTCCTGCCTAAGCACATGTCGCCCAGAATCCCAGCCCCCTCCTTCCCCCAGTGGGACGCCACCTCTCACCCCCGCGATTTCACGTGTCTGCCGTCTTTTTACCACCATCCTTTCTTCTTCTGGTCCTTACAGTAGATGCTTTGCTCTTTAGAAAGTTCTTTGCTTGCAAGTTCGAGTTCTTCCCCTTCTTTCACGCAAAGACCTTGTTTTTCACTATGTTTGTCTCTATCCATCGTGTTTCTGCGTGTGATCGTGTTGGAGGTTTGTTGCTATCGCCGTTGTTTTCGATCTGTTCTGCTTCAGAACATTTATAATGTGAAGTGACCATCTGCTGCAGGATTTGAGAGAGGAAATCGACACGCGCTTGTCAAAGGTGAATGACATCCGCTACGAGCCCCGTCTGCTGGCGCCTGAGGATGACCGACTCAGACACCGAGGCCAGAGCAGTAAGCGTTTTCCGCCTGTATGCGACTAGGAGTGAGtttttattcagttattataaagttcctgtgtttttttctccccctgtagtATCGAATAGTACTGAGTACCATCAGTAATATCGGTGTGGAGTTTGAAATTGTTGCTGTGTTTGCAGGCTGCTATAACTATCTGTTCAGGATGAAGGCTCTGGATGCCATCAGAGATGCTGGTAGGAACGTCTTTATTCTTCCTATAAATGACAGTTCTGCACCAGGTAATACAGTAAGGTGGGGTTCTGTACTGGCCCAACGAAATTGTACTCTGTTTCTGTGTGGTTCCGCCAGACCTGCCGTTCCACGATCTGTGTTGCAGTCCAAGTGCACTGACTGGTCGGCGCTATCGAAATTGGCTGATTGAGCTCCGCAATTCTAACTCCTTATTTAAAACCACCCGCAGTGGGCTCATCGATCGACTCCTGGAGGGATATGACCACGCCCGCCATGGAACAGGGGTGGGTGTGTTGAttagttttaattatttctttatttcatccACTATTAGTGATTTACTTTGTGTGTGATGCATTATCTGTTAAGCAGGTTTTTGGAGAAGCTGAATTTCTGAAACACCAAGAGGCTCTGAATGAACTGGCCTCAGTGTAAGTagtcctgagtgtgtgtgtgtttggggcagtggtggtctagcagctaaggaaacggacccataatcggaaggttgctggaatcccgagccaccaaggtgccactgagtactgtccccacacactgcttcccaggcgcctgtcatgcatggccactgctcaccaagggggatggttaaatggTTTTTACAGACATGCTCCATAGAACCTAAGTGAATAATGATTCCCAGAACTGGGTTAGATTTTCACATCatttgtacattaaaaaaagttgtatACTAATTTAATGAAGATGAACTGTCCCAATATTTCCTGTATGCAATGGCTGCCCGTCTCAGTGTATTGTTTCCTAATTCTcatgtttttcctgtttttatagTGTAAAAGCCCACTCCAGCTCAACTAGTCTGAACCAGCAGCACCAGTCAGCAGCTAAAGACCTCACTGGTTCTCCAGGTCCGTCCTCAGGATCCACCATCCAGGTCACCTACCTGCCTTCATCAGGGCAGCGCAGTAAGAGACCCAAGCACTTCCTGGAGCTGAAGAATTTTAAGGACAACTACAACACATTAGAGAGTACTCTATAAAGGGTGACCTGGAAGAAACTTTTTACGAAACACCGGAAACACTGATGTGGACCTCGCATCAAGCTCCAGATCCAGTGTTGGTGGCAGTGAGCTTTAAGAAGGGGTTTGTGTGAGCGACTGTTGGACACAAGAGGGCactgttcattcatttattgtCCTTCACTGGTTATTCTTGCTTGTGCGGTTGAGAGGTTTGATTTCTGTGGAATGTCTACATTTTAGTACTTTTATATCCAATCTGTTCTGTTAAACTTATTTCAAGACAACTAGTAGAATTAAGGACCCATTTGTGTCTTTTCAGGATGATTCTGTTCATTTCTGATGGAAatgttaaattaacattttccaGTCAGAAATTATTACATGCCAATATTTATTCTCAGATGtgtacaatataaaaaaaaaacatgcattgtaACCAGTTTAGAGATCCAAATAAAGTCTTTCATGCTGACGCTTCTGACTGATCTGTACCTGGATGTTTGGATGAAGCTATTGGGATGTGGTAGGTtctccttttctgtttttttttttttttttttttggttttttctTGTGGGACTGTGTAGCAGTCACTGGTTTATAAGACTCAGTTGTGACCTTTATCATTCTTTTATTATGCAGGCATAAATATCAACAGAGTAgacacttttaaaataaaatacaaagtaTTCATGTAGTTTGCAGTGGTCAGGGTTTTATGCTGTTTGATGCTTGATGTTTTGTATGGTCGAGCCATACTCTAGAGGAAGCCTCAAGAGGACAGAGTTGCTCTGCTGGTTCTGTGACCTTTAGAGTTGAACATGATGGTTTCAGCTTAGAGAGCTCCTTTTAATGGATGAGGTGACCTTGTAGATCAAATCTGATGCTAATAAAGGCTCAGTAGAGAGATTTATTTTTGGGACAATGATGGGACAACATGAGCACCAAACATCTGTAATCTTTAAAAACACCACTCTTACGGTCATGTTCAGCTCTACTTTTATTTCCTGAAATAATGAAACACTTGGAGGTGCAACAAAGAAAAAGTCAGTCAGTGAGATCACGTACACTCTGTGAATCTACACAGTTCTCTAGGCCTTCATTTTCTACAGTCAATAAGGAGCAATTAGTGCTGATACTTTGTCATAAGAGCAAAATGAACCAAAAACGTAATCAAATACAGACTATATGCAAATGCATTTATGaacaaaacattaattaaacaaCAATTCATGCTTTACATTGCAGcaacatattaaataaacataatGCAATTTTAAATAACACTTCAATTAACTGAAGTCCTCCCTCTGGATCATGAACGTGCCCGGTATGTTCTGACAGAGCTACAGAAGGGGGACAACTGGGGCTGGAGCACtttcctcctgcagctcctggaCTCTCGCTCACATTCACCCAATCAAAAACAGTGGAGCTGCCCAACCTGAGGAGTTACTATGGTGACGCCATGGTAAGAATTACTGATGAGTGACTCAGGTGACACTTGTTCCCTGTCCTAGGGTGGCCTTTGGCCACGGTCATGTACGAGAGTTCAGGAATGTTTCACACGGTCCTGCcaaacatttacaacatcagGGCTGGAACAGAATATGGTGACTCTTCCTCTAGTGATACATTATCAGTTCACTGGTTAACAATGTCAATGAACAATTAACAGTCATGTGTGCAGTGAAAAAAGGCAGGATCCAGTGTGTCCTGGACTATATTGTATCCTGGGTCACTGTGATTTGCACACACGACCTCATTCTTGAGTGTTTCATTGATAATCACTGAATGAAAATCCCTGTGAAGTTGAACTCAGCCTGACATGACTGGTATCTCCTTATGGCTTACTTGGGAGTCATCTGGCTTCTTAGTGCGCATCTACTCCTCCCTCCCCTGTCATTTGCATCTGCTGTAGACTTAATTCATTACAGATTTACACTGATTAGGaattttgtccatgtgtgtTTTGGAATGTGTCAGTAAAGATTATtaggtgtgtgtgcttttgtgtttgttgcATCTTCCCTCGGAGGGCCTGCCGCAGCCAAAAGGAATAAATACACTCAGACCTCTCCTCCTTGTGTTGACTGGACGCGAGTTTGTTAAGTGGTCagctacacactctattcttcTAATCTACTCAGAGTCTATCCTTCTTCAACTAGGACTGGCAGAGAGCAGATGGCAGTTCCGTTACAGAcagacgacacacacacacgagctgTTCGGGCTGGGTGGAAATGCAGTGCATGTGTGCTGTTGCTGGGATGATCTGCAGTGGTGAAGAGAGTTTATGGTGGTTGGGTGGGGTAGCTGCCACTGCTCATGATTTGATCTCTATGACCTTGATGAGTGGCAGAGGCTTGTTTCCCTGGGTGGACTGCTTCAGGGGCTTACTGAGAGGTGAGAGGACAGTgagtgaaaataaagtaaagtatgcACCAATATTATACATGTTTATGTGGCTGTTTATCTATATGTGTAGATCAGAGTGGTGTGAACGCTTCTATCTAATTTGAATGTGAGTGTTGGGGGTCTTCTTATAGCAATTATTAGTAACCAATAATACAAACAAAGAGACTGATACACATAGACATCTCTGAAACAGCCCTGTACTGCTTTAGTATTGAAAAGATATGACAATGGAGAATTTTATCCAGCCAGACAGTGCTGTGCGCAGGACCAGAAATAATTGTACAGGCTGAAAATGATATTGTATGTGtctctgggtgtgtgtttgtgtgtgtgagtgttaccTATAGACAATCCTTGCATTTGGGTCTGCAGAGAGGTATGAGTTTGTCCTCTGACCTCCCAAAAAGTAATCCATCTGATCATGCATTTCTCTGTTCTGTACAAACACAAGGTGAAAGTATTACCATTTTAACAACCAACTATCCAACCAGCCAGACAACTGACCAACTAACCAATCAAAGATCCattcaaccaaccaaccaaccaaaatCAACCAGCCATACATCTGACAAAATAAGCAACCAACCATCCATTCAACCAACTGACCAACCAGCCACAAAACTGACCAACTAACCGTCCATTCAACCAACCAATCACCCATTTAACCAATTACCAATCATCCATTcaaacaaccaaccaaacatCCTTTCAACCAAAcaactaacaaacaagcaataCAACAAACCAACCATCCATTCAACCATCCAGCCATACAATCAACCAACTAACTGTCCATTCAACCAACCAACTGACTAATCAACCATCCATTCTACCAACCAACTAAGCAATCAGTCATACAACCAACCAACCATAAAACCAATTAACAACCTGACCAATCAACCAACAAACCaagcagctatttaactgatcAACCAACCATCCATTCAACCAACCAATATATCAACTCATTCAGCAGGACTGACCTCTGCCTCCAGGAAAGCCACTCTCTCCTCCAGCTCTCGAAtgactctgtctctctcctggaTGACCAGTTTAGAGTTCTGCACCTATGGGCACCAGTTTAGTTTATGAGTAATGggcttgatgtgtgtgtgtgtcagtgattttatgagtgtgtgtacctgctcaATCATGGTTCTGAGCTTTCTCTGTTGGCTTCTTAGCATATCATCTAGATGATGCAATTTTTCCTTCAAGATTGCATTCTCCTTCTGAAGTTCCTCCGACCTAGAGAGACACATATAACCTTCACATCATGcagcaaagacacacacattcacacacctaTTACTGTATTAAGACCtgtctcgctcacacacacacaactacaa includes the following:
- the ltap1 gene encoding protein C1orf43 homolog, whose translation is MASSQNALSGVNVVLVMAYGSLVFVLLFIFVKRQIMRFAMKSRRGPHVPLGHNAPKDLREEIDTRLSKVNDIRYEPRLLAPEDDRLRHRGQSSCYNYLFRMKALDAIRDADLPFHDLCCSPSALTGRRYRNWLIELRNSNSLFKTTRSGLIDRLLEGYDHARHGTGVFGEAEFLKHQEALNELASVVKAHSSSTSLNQQHQSAAKDLTGSPGPSSGSTIQVTYLPSSGQRSKRPKHFLELKNFKDNYNTLESTL